The Streptomyces racemochromogenes DNA segment GCTTGCGGGTCGCCGGGGTGCACGACGGCGAGGACGCAGGCGCGGACGCAGGCGGCGTCGTCGAAGTAGTGCGGGTTGTCGTGGCCGGTGGCGGGCGGGCGCAGGCCGGCGGCGAGGTTGCCGAGGCCGGCGCGTACGGAGATCCGGGCGCGCATCGGCAGGACGGCGGACTCGACCTCGGGGGCCCGTTCGGCGGCGGCGGCGACCTCGCTGGCGAGGGCGTTCCAGGCGAGGTCGATGGCGGCGCGCATGCGGCGGGACCGGGAGAGGTCGCTGAGCAGGGCACCCGCGGCGGTGAGTACGGATTCGGCGGCGAAGGCGGCCCATTCGGCGTCGTCGGAGGGGCCGAGGCGCAGGGGTTCGGGGGGCTGGTTGAGGGCGATGGGGACGGGGAGGGTGGTGGTGGCGTTCTGCTCGGCGAAGGTGTCGAGCTCGCGGGTGAGGCGGCGGGTCCACTCGGGCATCCGGCTGGCGCGGTGCCGGGCGGCGGGCCACCCGGCGGCGTCGCCGGCGGCGAGCCCGAGGAGCAACCCCTCGATCCGCCGGCCCGCCTCCGGCGGGGTGGCGGTGGCCTCCGGCGGCGGGGCGGGGGCACGCGGTGCCGGGGCGGCGGCCTCCGGGGCGGTCGCGGGGGTACGCGGCCCCGTGGGCGGGGTCCGGCCGGGGGCGGTTCCCCCCACCCCGCCCCTTCCCGGAACCGGGACCGGTTCGGTGAGGACAGCCGGGCCCGGTTCGGCCCCGTCGGCCGGGGCCGGGGCGGGGGCGGCTGCGGGGACAGCCGGGGTCGGGGCGGCGGCTCCGGCGGGGGACTCCGCTTCCGGGGCCGGGTCGGTGAGGGTGGTGGGCTGGGTCATCGGGCGGGCTCGGTTTCCGGGGTGAGGAGGTCCGCGATGTCCAGGACGTGGTAGCCGCGCATCGAGGGGAGGCAGCTGCCGCGGACCGGGCCGATGGCCGAGGCCCAGGCGGCGGGGATGGCGGGGGCGCCGGACAGGGCGCCGGCCAGGGCGCCCGCCACCGCCGCGGTGGTGTCGGCGTCCCGGCCCATGTTCACCGCGGTGAGGACCGAGCCCGGGAAGTCGCCCGCGCAGGCGGCGAACGCGCCGAAGGCCAGTCCCACCGCCTCCGGGGCCAGGTCCGTCCACGGGTAGCCGCCGATGACCACCGCCGACCGCACCGCCCGCTCCCCGCGCGGGGCCGCGGTCACCGCACGGCGCAGCGAGCGGGCCGTCCAGGAGTCGGACGGGATGACGGACAGGGCCGCCGAGACCACCGAGGCGGGGGAGCCGCCCGCCATGGCGGCCGCGACGCCGGCGGCGACGGCCTGCCCGCCGTAGATGCCCTCGCCGTCGTGGCTGACCGTTCCGTCGATCGCGACCAGCCGGGCCGCCTCCGCCGGGCGGCCCGCCGCGAACACCCCGAAGGGCGCCGCCCGCATGGCCAGGCCGTCCGACCAGGCGTGCCGGTGCTGGGCGGAGATCGGCGCCGCCAGGCCCCGGCGGAGGTTCTCCAGGGTGCCGCGCTCGGAGAAGCCCGCGCCGCGGAAGGGGCCCTCGTCCAGGTCCGCGATCCAGTGGTGCCAGGCCCGTTCGACGTGCGCGACGGTCAGGGCGGAGCCGTGCCGGGCCAGCAGCAGGCCCGAGAAGATCGCGTACTCCGTGTCGTCCGTGCCCGCTGGGTCGTCCGAGACGAAGCCCTCGATCCGGCCCCACTTCGCGCGGATCTCCGACGGCTTCATGTTCTCCGCGGGGGCGCCCAGCGCGTCACCCACCGCGAGGCCGAGAAGCGCTCCCCTGGCCCGTTCGAGGAGGACCTGCGGATTGCATGCAATCAGCTCCATGGCGCGCCTCTCCACTTGGTGGGGGACTCATCATGAGCCCTTGGGGGATTTGTGCCACGGCATGAGGTTTGTCGGTCGCCGCGAAACGCGCCCCGCCCGCCCCCGTCACCCGGTCGCCGACCCGCGAAACCCCAGGTAAGTACGGCCTTCCTTGCTGGCGGGAGCCGGAAATCGTGCGTACTTTCGAGGTGTTCAGGGGGAGTGCCCCGCGCCGGGCACAGCTGCGCGTCGCTTTCGCGTACCCGCTCGCACCCACTCGTACAAAAGGGGAGATACGCCATGTCCATCATCGACATCGAAGCGCCGCTGCACACCGCCCACCGCGACAACCACACCCACCGCGACGTCAACGGCGGGTGGCTGCGCCCGGCGGTCTTCGGCGCGATGGACGGCCTCGTCTCCAACCTCGCCCTGATGACCGGTGTGGCCGGCGGTGCGGTGGCCCCCGCGACGATCGTCATCACCGGCCTCGCCGGTCTCGCCGCCGGCGCCTTCTCGATGGCGGCCGGTGAGTACACCTCGGTCGCCTCGCAGCGCGAGCTGGTCCTCGCCGAGCTGGACGTGGAGCGCCAGCAGCTGCGCAAGCACCCCGTCGACGAGATGGAGGAGCTGGCCGAGCTCTACGTCTCGCGCGGCGTCGAGCCCGCCCTCGCCCGCGAGGTGGCGATGCAGCTCTCCCGCGACCCGGACCAGGCGCTGGAGATCCACGCCCGCGAGGAGCTCGGGATCGACCCCGACGACCTGCCCTCGCCGCTGGTCGCCGCCGTGTCCTCCTTCGGCTCCTTCGCCCTGGGCGCGCTGCTCCCCGTGCTGCCCTACCTGCTCGGGGCGACCGCCCTGTGGCCGGCCGTGCTGCTGGCGCTCGTCGGGCTCTTCGCCTGCGGTGCGGTGGTCTCGCGGGTCACGGCCCGGTCGTGGTGGTACAGCGGTGTGCGCCAGCTCGTCCTGGGTGGCGCCGCCGCGGGTGTGACGTACATCCTGGGAACCTGGATCGGCGGCGCCGTAGGCTAACGGCCGCGGGAGTGAGACACTATGCAGCACGCAACATAAGTAGTCGGTTACCCGGTGGTTTCGATTCCGTGACCGCCGGGCATCACACCAGGGCGCCGGGCAATGATGCCCGTCTCGCGCCGGGACCTTCACCCCGTGTACTGCCCAGCAGGCCTCCACGGAGGCGTCTGCGACTCGAGAATCCCTTGAAGGTCCCTTCTTTCTGCCTCGCGCAGTGTCCGCATGCTGGAATGTGATATCCGGTTCTCGGAATTGCCGTCATCATGTAACCTGCACGAAATTTCGCAGAGGGCCAACGTCGTCCCTCGGCCAGCACATTGCCACGACGACGACGGGAGAGCCGATGCGTTCCGCATCCACGCACTCCGCGACCGGCCCCAGCAACACCGCCTGGTCGCCCATGGACGGTCGCCCCGCCCAGCAGGGCATGTACGACCCCCGCAACGAGAAGGACGCCTGCGGCGTCGGATTCGTGGCGAACCTCACCGGCGAGGCCACCCACACCCTCGTTGAGCAGGCCCTGACCGTCCTGCGGAACCTCGAGCACCGCGGCGCCACCGGCTCCGAGCCGGACTCCGGCGACGGCGCCGGCATCCTGTCCCAGGTGCCGGACGCCTTCCTGCGCGAGGTCGCCGGCTTCGAACTCCCCGGGGCCGGCGCGTACGCGGTCGGCATCGCCTTCCTCCCCGCCGACGGCACCGCACAGGCCGTCGCCGTGGAGCGGATCGAGGCCATCGCCGCCGAGGAGAACCTCACGGTCCTCGGCTGGCGCGAGGTCCCGGTCACCCCCGACCTGCTCGGCAACGGCGCGCGCACCACCATGCCCGCCTTCCGCCAGCTGTTCGTCAGCAACGGCACCACGGGCATCGAGCTGGACCGCAAGGCCTTCGTGCTGCGCAAGCGCGCCGAGCGCGAGGCCGGCGTGTACTTCCCGTCGCTCTCCGCCCGCACCATCGTCTACAAGGGCATGCTGACCACCGGCCAGCTGGAGCCCTTCTTCCCGGACCTCTCCGACCGCCGCTTCGCCTCGGCGCTCGCGCTCGTCCACTCCCGGTTCTCGACGAACACCTTCCCGTCCTGGCCGCTCGCCCACCCGTACCGCTTCGTCGCGCACAACGGCGAGATCAACACGGTCAAGGGCAACCGGAACTGGATGAAGGCCCGCGAGTCCCAGCTGGCGACCGCCGCGTTCGGCGAGGGCGCCCTGGACCGCATCTTCCCGATCTGTACCCCGGACGCCTCCGACTCGGCCTCCTTCGACGAGGTCCTGGAGCTGCTCCACCTCGGCGGCCGCTCCCTGCCGCACAGCGTGCTGATGATGATCCCGGAGGCATGGGAGAACCACGCCTCCATGGACCCGGCCCGCCGCGCGTTCTACCAGTACCACTCCACGATGATGGAGCCCTGGGACGGCCCGGCCTGCGTCACCTTCACCGACGGCACCCAGGTCGGCGCGGTCCTCGACCGCAACGGCCTGCGCCCCGGCCGCTACTGGGTCACCGACGACGGCCTCGTCGTCCTCGGCTCCGAGGTCGGCGTCCTCGACATCGACCCGTCCAAGGTCGTCCGCAAGGGCCGCCTCCAGCCCGGCAAGATGTTCCTCGTCGACACCGCGCAGAAGCGCATCGTCGAGGACGACGAGATCAAGGACGAGCTGGCCGCCGCCGCCCCCTACGCGGAGTGGCTGGAGACCGGCGAGATCGAGCTGACGGACCTCCCCGAGCGCGAGCACATCGTGCACACCCACGCCTCGGTCACCCGCCGCCAGCAGACCTTCGGCTACACCGAGGAAGAGCTGCGCGTCATCATCGCGCCCATGGCCCGCACGGGCGGCGAAGCCCTCGGCTCCATGGGCACGGACTCGCCCATCGCGGCCCTGTCCGAGCGCCCCCGGCTGCTCTTCGACTACTTCACGCAGCTCTTCGCGCAGGTCACCAACCCGCCGCTGGACGCCATCCGCGAGGAGCTCGTCACCTCGCTGCTGTCCTCGATCGGCCCCCAGTCGAACCTGCTGGAGCCGACCGCCGCGTCCTGCCGCAGCATCACCCTGCCCTTCCCGGTGATCGACAACGACGAGCTCGCCAAGCTCATCCACATCAACGCCGACGGCGACATGCCCGGCATGAAGGCCGCCACCCTGTCGGGCCTCTACCGGGTCTCCGGCGGCGGCGAGGCCCTCGCGGCCCGGATCGCGGAGATCCGCGCCGAGGCCGACGCCGCCATCGCGGCCGGCGCCCGCCTGATCGTCCTGTCGGACCGCCACTCGGACGCCGAGCACGCGCCGATCCCGTCGCTGCTGCTCACCTCCGCCGTCCACCACCACCTCATCGCCACCAAGCAGCGCACCCAGGTGGGCCTGCTGGTCGAGGCCGGCGACGTCCGCGAGGTCCACCACGTCGCCCTGCTCATCGGCTACGGCGCCGCGGCCGTCAACCCGTACCTGGCCATGGAGTCCGTCGAGGACCTGCTGCGCGCCGGTACCTTCCTGTCCGGCCTGGAGCCGGAGCAGGCCATCAAGAACCTGATCTACGCCCTCGGCAAGGGCGTCCTCAAGGTCATGTCGAAGATGGGCATCTCCACCGTCGCCTCCTACCGCGGCGCCCAGGTCTTCGAGGCCGTCGGCCTGAACGAGGAGTTCGTCGGCACGTACTTCGCGGGCACCGCCACCAAGATCGGCGGCGCCGGCCTCGACGTCATCGCCAAGGAGGTGGCCGCCCGCCACGCCAAGGCGTACCCGGCCACCGGCATCCCCGCCTCGCACCGCGCGCTGGAGATCGGCGGCGAGTACCAGTGGCGCCGCGAGGGCGAGCCGCACCTGTTCGACCCGGAGACGGTCTTCCGCCTCCAGCACGCGACCCGCAACCGCCGGTACGACATCTTCCGCAAGTACACGGAGCGCGTGAACGAGCAGTCCGAGCGCCTGATGACGCTCCGCGGCCTGTTCGGCTTCAAGACCGGTGAGTCGGGCCGTCCGTCGATCTCCATCGACGAGGTCGAGCCGGTCTCCGAGATCGTCAAGCGCTTCTCCACCGGCGCCATGTCGTACGGCTCCATCTCCAAGGAGGCGCACGAGACCCTCGCCATCGCCATGAACCAGCTGGGCGCCAAGTCCAACACCGGTGAGGGCGGCGAGGACCCGGACCGCCTGTACGACCCGGCGCGGCGTTCGTCGATCAAGCAGGTCGCCTCCGGCCGCTTCGGCGTCACCAGCGAGTACCTGGTCAACGCGGACGACATCCAGATCAAGATGGCGCAGGGCGCCAAGCCCGGCGAGGGCGGCCAGCTGCCCGGCCACAAGGTCTACCCGTGGGTCGCCAAGACCCGTCACTCCACCCCGGGTGTCGGCCTGATCTCCCCGCCGCCGCACCACGACATCTACTCCATCGAGGACCTGGCCCAGCTGATCCACGACCTCAAGAACGCCAACCCGGTCGCGCGCATCCACGTGAAGCTCGTGTCCGAGGTCGGCGTCGGTACGGTCGCGGCCGGCGTGTCCAAGGCCCACGCGGACGTCGTCCTGATCTCCGGCCACGACGGCGGAACGGGCGCCTCCCCGCTCACCTCGCTCAAGCACGCGGGCGGCCCCTGGGAGCTCGGCCTCGCCGAGACCCAGCAGACCCTGCTGCTCAACGGGCTGCGCGACCGCATCGTCGTCCAGACGGACGGCCAGCTCAAGACCGGCCGCGACGTGGTCATCGCCGCGCTGCTCGGCGCCGAGGAGTTCGGTTTCGCGACCGCGCCGCTCGTCGTCTCCGGCTGCGTCATGATGCGCGTCTGCCACCTGGACACCTGCCCCGTCGGCATCGCCACGCAGAACCCGGTCCTGCGCGACCGGTTCTCCGGCAAGCCCGAGTTCGTCGTCAACTTCTTCGAGTTCATCGCGGAGGAGGTGCGCGAGATCCTCGCCGAGCTGGGCTTCCGCACGATCGAGGAGGCCGTCGGCCACGCCGAGCTCCTCGACACCAGCAAGGCCGTCACGCACTGGAAGGCCCAGGGCCTCGACCTGGAACCCCTCTTCCACGTGCCCGAGCTGCCCGAGGGCGCGGTCCGCCACGCCCTGATCGAGCAGGACCACGGTCTGGAGAAGGCCCTCGACAACGAGCTCATCGAGCTCGCCGCCGACGCGCTGAACGCCGAGACGGCCGAGACGGCCCAGCCGGTCCGCGCCCAGGTCGCGATCCGCAACATCAACCGGACCGTCGGCACCATGCTCGGCCACCACGTCACCAAGAAGTTCGGCGGCGCGGGCCTGCCCGACAACACGATCGACCTGACCTTCACGGGTTCGGCCGGCCAGTCCTTCGGCGCCTTCCTCCCGAAGGGCGTCACCCTCCGGCTCGAGGGCGACGCCAACGACTACGTCGGCAAGGGCCTCTCCGGCGGCCGCATCGTGGTCCGCCCCGACCGCGCCGCCGACCACCTGGCCGAGTACTCCACCATCGCCGGCAACACCATCGGCTACGGAGCCACCGGCGGCGAGATGTTCCTGCGCGGCCGCACCGGCGAGCGCTTCTGCGTCCGCAACTCCGGCGCCCTGGTCGTCTCGGAGGGCGTGGGCGACCACGGCTGCGAGTACATGACCGGCGGTACGGCGGTCGTCCTCGGCGAGACCGGCCGCAACTTCGCGGCCGGCATGTCCGGCGGCGTCGCGTACGTCATCGACCTCGACCCCCGCCAGGTCAACGTCGGCAACGCGGAGGCCCTGGAGGCCCCCTCCGACGCCGACAAGCAGTGGCTGCACGATGTGGTGCGCCGCCACGAGGAGGAGACCGGCTCGACCGTCGCCGCGAAGCTCCTGGCTGACTGGGACGCCGCCGCGGCCCGCTTCAGCAAGATCATCCCGACCACGTACAAGGCAGTGCTCGCCGCCAAGGACGCCGCTGAGCTGGCCGGACTCTCCGAGTCCGAGACCACCGAGAAGATGATGGAGGCGGCGACCAATGGCTGACCCGAAGGGCTTCCTCACCACCCCGCGCGAGACCGCCTGCACCCGTCCCGTCGCCGAGCGCGTCAAGGACTGGAACGAGGTCTACGTCCCGGGCTCGCTGCTCCCGATCATCAGCAAGCAGGCCGGCCGCTGCATGGACTGCGGCATCCCGTTCTGTCACAACGGCTGCCCCCTCGGGAACCTGATCCCCGAGTGGAACGACTACGCGTACCGCGAGGACTGGTCCGCCGCGGCGGAGCGCCTGCACGCCACGAACAACTTCCCGGAGTTCACGGGCCGCCTGTGCCCCGCTCCCTGCGAGTCGGCGTGCGTGCTCGGCATCAACCAGCCGGCCGTCACCATCAAGAACGTCGAAGTCTCGATCATCGACCAGGCCTGGGACAACGGCGACGTCACCCCGCAGGCGCCGGAGCGCCTGTCCGGCAAGACCGTGGCCGTCATCGGCTCCGGCCCGGCCGGCCTGGCCGCCGCCCAGCAGCTGACGCGGGCCGGGCACACCGTGGTCGTGTACGAGCGCGCCGACCGCATCGGCGGGCTGCTGCGCTACGGCATCCCCGAGTTCAAGATGGAGAAGGTGCACATCAACCGCCGCATCGAGCAGATGCGCGCGGAGGGCACCAAGTTCCGCACCGGCATCGAGGTCGGCCGTGACATCACGGCGACCGACCTGCGCAAGCGCTTCGACGCGGTGGTCGTGGCCGCCGGCGCGACGGTCTCCCGCGACCTCCCGGTCCCGGGCCGCGACCTGAACGGCATCCACTTCGCGATGGAGTACCTGCCCCTCGCGAACAAGGTCCAGGAGGGCGACTTCCTGGCCCCGCCGATCACCGCCGAGGGCAAGCACGTCGTCGTCATCGGCGGCGGCGACACGGGCGCGGACTGCGTGGGCACCGCCCACCGCCAGGGTGCCCTCTCGGTCACCCAGCTGGAGATCATGCCGCGTCCGTCGGAGGACCGCCCGGAGTCCATGCCGTGGCCGACCTTCCCGATGCTGTACAAGGTCACCTCGGCCCACGAGGAGGGCGGCGAGCGGATCTACTCCGTCTCCACCACCCACTTCGAGGGCGACGAGGACGGCAACGTCCAGTCCCTGCACCTGACCGAGGTCGAGTTCATCGACGGCAAGCTGGTCCAGAAGCCCGGCACCGAGCGGGTCCTCCCGGCCCAGCTGGTCACCCTGGCGATGGGCTTCACCGGCACCGACCAGGCCAACGGTCTGGTCGAGCAGTTCGGCGTGGACCTGGACGAGCGGGGCAACATCGCCCGCGACGCCTCGTACGCGACCAACGCCGACGGCGTCTTCGTCGCCGGTGACGCGGGCCGCGGCCAGTCGCTGATCGTGTGGGCCATCGCGGAAGGCCGCTCGGCCGCCCGCGGCGTGGACCGCTACCTGACCGGCACCAGCACCCTCCCGTACCCGGTCAAGCCGACGGACCGCTCCCTGATGGTGTAGCCCCCCAGCGCCCCCGCCGCGCGAACGGCGGGACCCCTCATACGGTCCGTACAACGGCGTACGGAACTCCGACCCGCGCCCGCCATGACTCCTTCTGGACGCCGGGCTCGCACCGTTCGGCCGCTGGCGGCCTCCCGGGCTTCGCCCGGCTGCGCCGGCCTCCGGCCGTCGGTGCGCGGCCGGCACCCGGTAGCGCCCCCGCCGCGCGAACGGCGGGACCCCTCATACGGTCCGTACAACGGCGTACGGAACTCCGACCCGCGCCCGCCATGTCCCCGACCAGGGATGGCGGGCGCGGTGGCGTTTCCGTGCGGCTACTCGGCGCTGAACTCGTACTCGAGCTCGTAGAGGTGCCCTGCCTTGATCATGACCGTGACCTCGACGGGACGGTCGTCAGGGCCGTACACCGTGCGCAGCGTCCTGAGGACCGGAAGCTCTCCCGGGAGCCGTAGGGCGGTGTACTGCTCCTGCGTCGCGACCCGGGCGGAGACCCGGTCCACGCTGCGGCGCGGCGGTACTCCGAGCGCTGTCAACAGGCTCGGAGTACCGCCCTTGATCCGTTGCTCCTCGGCCAGTGCTGTGCCACTCGCGATGTCCAGCGGGTAGTACGAGGTGACCAGCTCCGCCGGCTCGCCGTCGATGCTGATCAGCTGGCGGCGACACACGGCCGAGTCGCCCTGCGGAAGGCCGAGAGCCTGCGCCACATCACCGGTGACCTGTACCTCCCCGGCTGCGAGCAGCGAGCTGCGCGCCGCAGAACGGCCTTCGGTCACCTCAAGCAGCCACGGGAATGGGGCTCCGGCAGTGGTGGCCGAGTCGAGTGAGCGAGCCGGGCGCACGGTCCGCTGGCGGTTGTCCCGCACGGTTACCGCCGCGCCCGCGCGGCCGATCGCCAGGCCCTCGTCCTTGAGGAGCTGGACGGCTTTCTGGATGGTGGCGTTGGACGCGTCGAAGCGGGTCTTCAGCCGGGCGGTGGACGGGAGCTTGGCTCCCGCCGCGAGGTCGCCGCTCATGATCTCGTCCCGAAGGTCGGCGGCGATGCGGGCATGGAGGGGTCGGGGGTCGATTCCCTCGGCTTCGGGCATGGGCAAGGTCATCCGATCCTGATCTCGTACCGCAACTGCTGGCGTCCGGCGGGCATGACCATGACGTCTGCCTGGATCGCGTGATCCGCCGAGTCGTACGTGGTGCGGGCGAGTTGCAGGACCGGTTCCCCCGTGCCGAGTCGGAGCTGCTCGCGCTCCTCGTCGCTGGGCATGCGGGCGGTCACGTTCTCGACCACCCGTACGCCGACGTGGCCGAGCGTGGCCAGCAGGGTCACGGCGCCGCCGCGGATCTTCGCCGTGCCGGCCAGTGGGGTGCCGAGGGCGATGGCCACCGGGTAGTAGGTGTCCGTCAGCTCGGTCGGCTCGTCGTCGAGTTCGATGATCCTGCGGCGTACGACGACCGTGGCCCCGTCCGTCAGGCCGAGCATCAGGCCCACAGCGGCCGGAGCCGGCACCTCTCCGGCGTGCACGATGCGCTGGCTTCCCCGCCGACCTGCACCACGGGCTTCCTCGGTCCAGGCGTCGACGTCCCCTGCGGTACGTGGCGTCAGGTACGGCATGGAGCTGCTCGTCCACTCGTTGCTGGTCACGATGCCTCCGGCGCGTCCCAGGTGATGCTTCGCCCCCACGCTATGCGACGACGTCGACGGGCTGTGGCTGGTGCAGAGTTCGAGGTTCGGGACGAGGAGGTCGGCAAGACGGCTTGCGTTGCCTTTCGGCTGCCGGAGGGCTGAGTGGCGTGGCGGGGGTTCTCGCAGTGCCCGTCTCGTCCTGCGGGGGGAGACGGGCACTGCGTTCTTCGCGGGGTTACTCCGGCTGGACCACGACCGCGCCCCAGCGTATCGACGGGGACGAGGCGGTCACCGTGGCGCCGAAGCCGCCCGACAGGCCCGGGCCGAGGGGGACCGTGATGCGGGTGGGGGAGTCCGGGGCGCAGGGCAGGGTGAAGGGGGCCGGGTTGCGGTCCGGGTGGTTGGCGAGGACGAAGGTCACCTCGATGCTGCCGTCGCCCTCGCAGGCGAAGGTGGTGTACGTGTCCAGGTGGGCGTTGAGGCCGCCCGAGACGAAGCCGCTGGAACCGGTGACCTCCGGGACCCAGATCACCCCGTCCGGGCCCGGATAGCCGATCAGTTCCCCGGCCGCGGAGGCCTGGGCCGCTCCGGTGAACAGGGTCAGTGCCGCGGTGAGGGCCGCGAGCGTGAGTGCCTTGCGTGCCATGTGTTCCCCCTCGGTGCCGAGTGACGGTCCGTTCACCGTAGGGGGCGGCACTGACAAGGCCTCAGTCGGCCGGGACCTCGCGCGGGGGTTCGTCGTCGTTGCCGCGGCGGAGGGTGTGCAGGCCTCGGGTCGGGGTCCAGGTGCGGATGACCAGTTCGTCGCCGTCCACCGCGATGTGGACCACCTCGGTCAGGTCGGCGTGGAAGAGGTGGAAGGGGTGCGGGGTGTCGGTCTCCTCCGCGTACCGGTGCAGTTCGGGCGGGTCCACCATCTCCACCGCCCGCCCGGAGATGCGGACGTCCCCGTCGGGCATGGCCATGCCCTCGCCCGGGTTGGTGTGCAGGGCGAAGCGCGGGTCGCGCTGGAGGTCGCGGGCCTTCATCGAGCCCGCCATCATGCCGAGCCACAGTTCCCCGCCGCGGAAG contains these protein-coding regions:
- a CDS encoding glutamate synthase subunit beta, whose amino-acid sequence is MADPKGFLTTPRETACTRPVAERVKDWNEVYVPGSLLPIISKQAGRCMDCGIPFCHNGCPLGNLIPEWNDYAYREDWSAAAERLHATNNFPEFTGRLCPAPCESACVLGINQPAVTIKNVEVSIIDQAWDNGDVTPQAPERLSGKTVAVIGSGPAGLAAAQQLTRAGHTVVVYERADRIGGLLRYGIPEFKMEKVHINRRIEQMRAEGTKFRTGIEVGRDITATDLRKRFDAVVVAAGATVSRDLPVPGRDLNGIHFAMEYLPLANKVQEGDFLAPPITAEGKHVVVIGGGDTGADCVGTAHRQGALSVTQLEIMPRPSEDRPESMPWPTFPMLYKVTSAHEEGGERIYSVSTTHFEGDEDGNVQSLHLTEVEFIDGKLVQKPGTERVLPAQLVTLAMGFTGTDQANGLVEQFGVDLDERGNIARDASYATNADGVFVAGDAGRGQSLIVWAIAEGRSAARGVDRYLTGTSTLPYPVKPTDRSLMV
- a CDS encoding ADP-ribosylglycohydrolase family protein, which codes for MTQPTTLTDPAPEAESPAGAAAPTPAVPAAAPAPAPADGAEPGPAVLTEPVPVPGRGGVGGTAPGRTPPTGPRTPATAPEAAAPAPRAPAPPPEATATPPEAGRRIEGLLLGLAAGDAAGWPAARHRASRMPEWTRRLTRELDTFAEQNATTTLPVPIALNQPPEPLRLGPSDDAEWAAFAAESVLTAAGALLSDLSRSRRMRAAIDLAWNALASEVAAAAERAPEVESAVLPMRARISVRAGLGNLAAGLRPPATGHDNPHYFDDAACVRACVLAVVHPGDPQAAADLAEFDARYTQDGDGVHGARAMAAAVAAALAGADTDTAVDAALAQLPAPTEIGRNARHAVKLARAETGGAFALVPLLEHQIVDHVYSYGIAAAETVPVALALATAAGGRTCEAVPAAACLSRVADSAPALAGALTGALGGGDSLPAAWRDACRTLSGCALPRLAGTDLVELAALLSRTELTSRKG
- a CDS encoding VIT1/CCC1 transporter family protein, which produces MSIIDIEAPLHTAHRDNHTHRDVNGGWLRPAVFGAMDGLVSNLALMTGVAGGAVAPATIVITGLAGLAAGAFSMAAGEYTSVASQRELVLAELDVERQQLRKHPVDEMEELAELYVSRGVEPALAREVAMQLSRDPDQALEIHAREELGIDPDDLPSPLVAAVSSFGSFALGALLPVLPYLLGATALWPAVLLALVGLFACGAVVSRVTARSWWYSGVRQLVLGGAAAGVTYILGTWIGGAVG
- a CDS encoding ADP-ribosylglycohydrolase family protein, with product MELIACNPQVLLERARGALLGLAVGDALGAPAENMKPSEIRAKWGRIEGFVSDDPAGTDDTEYAIFSGLLLARHGSALTVAHVERAWHHWIADLDEGPFRGAGFSERGTLENLRRGLAAPISAQHRHAWSDGLAMRAAPFGVFAAGRPAEAARLVAIDGTVSHDGEGIYGGQAVAAGVAAAMAGGSPASVVSAALSVIPSDSWTARSLRRAVTAAPRGERAVRSAVVIGGYPWTDLAPEAVGLAFGAFAACAGDFPGSVLTAVNMGRDADTTAAVAGALAGALSGAPAIPAAWASAIGPVRGSCLPSMRGYHVLDIADLLTPETEPAR
- the gltB gene encoding glutamate synthase large subunit, translating into MDGRPAQQGMYDPRNEKDACGVGFVANLTGEATHTLVEQALTVLRNLEHRGATGSEPDSGDGAGILSQVPDAFLREVAGFELPGAGAYAVGIAFLPADGTAQAVAVERIEAIAAEENLTVLGWREVPVTPDLLGNGARTTMPAFRQLFVSNGTTGIELDRKAFVLRKRAEREAGVYFPSLSARTIVYKGMLTTGQLEPFFPDLSDRRFASALALVHSRFSTNTFPSWPLAHPYRFVAHNGEINTVKGNRNWMKARESQLATAAFGEGALDRIFPICTPDASDSASFDEVLELLHLGGRSLPHSVLMMIPEAWENHASMDPARRAFYQYHSTMMEPWDGPACVTFTDGTQVGAVLDRNGLRPGRYWVTDDGLVVLGSEVGVLDIDPSKVVRKGRLQPGKMFLVDTAQKRIVEDDEIKDELAAAAPYAEWLETGEIELTDLPEREHIVHTHASVTRRQQTFGYTEEELRVIIAPMARTGGEALGSMGTDSPIAALSERPRLLFDYFTQLFAQVTNPPLDAIREELVTSLLSSIGPQSNLLEPTAASCRSITLPFPVIDNDELAKLIHINADGDMPGMKAATLSGLYRVSGGGEALAARIAEIRAEADAAIAAGARLIVLSDRHSDAEHAPIPSLLLTSAVHHHLIATKQRTQVGLLVEAGDVREVHHVALLIGYGAAAVNPYLAMESVEDLLRAGTFLSGLEPEQAIKNLIYALGKGVLKVMSKMGISTVASYRGAQVFEAVGLNEEFVGTYFAGTATKIGGAGLDVIAKEVAARHAKAYPATGIPASHRALEIGGEYQWRREGEPHLFDPETVFRLQHATRNRRYDIFRKYTERVNEQSERLMTLRGLFGFKTGESGRPSISIDEVEPVSEIVKRFSTGAMSYGSISKEAHETLAIAMNQLGAKSNTGEGGEDPDRLYDPARRSSIKQVASGRFGVTSEYLVNADDIQIKMAQGAKPGEGGQLPGHKVYPWVAKTRHSTPGVGLISPPPHHDIYSIEDLAQLIHDLKNANPVARIHVKLVSEVGVGTVAAGVSKAHADVVLISGHDGGTGASPLTSLKHAGGPWELGLAETQQTLLLNGLRDRIVVQTDGQLKTGRDVVIAALLGAEEFGFATAPLVVSGCVMMRVCHLDTCPVGIATQNPVLRDRFSGKPEFVVNFFEFIAEEVREILAELGFRTIEEAVGHAELLDTSKAVTHWKAQGLDLEPLFHVPELPEGAVRHALIEQDHGLEKALDNELIELAADALNAETAETAQPVRAQVAIRNINRTVGTMLGHHVTKKFGGAGLPDNTIDLTFTGSAGQSFGAFLPKGVTLRLEGDANDYVGKGLSGGRIVVRPDRAADHLAEYSTIAGNTIGYGATGGEMFLRGRTGERFCVRNSGALVVSEGVGDHGCEYMTGGTAVVLGETGRNFAAGMSGGVAYVIDLDPRQVNVGNAEALEAPSDADKQWLHDVVRRHEEETGSTVAAKLLADWDAAAARFSKIIPTTYKAVLAAKDAAELAGLSESETTEKMMEAATNG
- a CDS encoding UTRA domain-containing protein translates to MTSNEWTSSSMPYLTPRTAGDVDAWTEEARGAGRRGSQRIVHAGEVPAPAAVGLMLGLTDGATVVVRRRIIELDDEPTELTDTYYPVAIALGTPLAGTAKIRGGAVTLLATLGHVGVRVVENVTARMPSDEEREQLRLGTGEPVLQLARTTYDSADHAIQADVMVMPAGRQQLRYEIRIG
- a CDS encoding GntR family transcriptional regulator, giving the protein MTLPMPEAEGIDPRPLHARIAADLRDEIMSGDLAAGAKLPSTARLKTRFDASNATIQKAVQLLKDEGLAIGRAGAAVTVRDNRQRTVRPARSLDSATTAGAPFPWLLEVTEGRSAARSSLLAAGEVQVTGDVAQALGLPQGDSAVCRRQLISIDGEPAELVTSYYPLDIASGTALAEEQRIKGGTPSLLTALGVPPRRSVDRVSARVATQEQYTALRLPGELPVLRTLRTVYGPDDRPVEVTVMIKAGHLYELEYEFSAE